The sequence CCGCAAAAAGAGGGAAGACACCAGCCGCCATCAGGGACGGTGCGGTTACCGCGCAGTTAGGCCGCCACTCTGGACGGCTGGCAGCCTCCGGTGAGGCACGCCTTACCGGTCTCACTCTGGACGGCAAGGGTGGTGATGCGCGCCTCGCCTACCGGGTTGACGGTACCAAGCTCACCCTCGATGGGGTGCAGGGACGGCTGGGGGACACGCGTCTTGCCATCGCACGTCTGAGCGGGGAGCTCCCTCCCAAGGGGGCAACTGGACGCATCCCACTGGCCTGGGAGCTCGAAGGTGGGGCGCTGCGGCGGGGAGATCTCGAATTAACCGGTGTGGCGGGGCGCTTCAGCGGACAGATGGTGCGCTCCGGGGAGGAGCAGTGGCTGGAAGGGAAAGCCCATCTCTCAACCCGGTCGGTCTCGCTCAACGGGAAAGGGATCGGCGCACCCGCTTTGCAGGCGGTCTTCTCCAGGGAAGGGGGGAGAGCGGAGGTGAGCGGTTCGCTCCTGGGAGGAAAGTTCGCTGGACTAGGGCGGTTCCGCCCCTTCACCCCGGACACCGCTCAGTTCACTCTCTCCCTTACCGGTGCTGCGGCAGCCCAAGCGGCCGGTTTTCTGAAGCAAGACGCGGGGACAAGGCCCACCGGCGGCGAGCTCGACCTGCGCGCGAGCGGCAGCTACGCGGGGAGACGTGGGCTCGACTGCCGTTTCGATGCCAAAGGACGCAACCTCTCGGCGTCCAGGGACGGCAAGCGCGCCTTTTCCGGCGGATCCCTTTTCCTCTCGGGGAGCTACGCGGCCGGGAAGCTTTCCATAGGGGAGGGGCTCCTCTCTCCGGGAAAAGGGGTCGCCCTGCGGGTGCGGGGCGAGGTGGCGCGTGCCGCGTCGCCGGGGAGGGAGGGCACCATCGCCTTTTCCCTTCCCGAGACCCCGGTGGACACCCTCGTCGACACCGCCGTCAACCTGATGCCGCAGGCGGTGCAGGAGGCGACCCTCAAGGGAACGCTCTCGGGCGGCGGGAAGCTCGAGCTGCGGGGCGGACGGCAGCTCCTCGAGGGACGGCTCGAGGTCCATGGCGGTGGCATCGATTCTCCCTCCCAGAAGCTCACTATTTCAGGCATCGCCGGAACCCTCCCGGTTTCCATGGATTTCTCGGCGAAGGCCGCACCTCGTCCCCGCGACAGCAGGGAGTTCAGCCGTGGCAATTACCGGCGCGTTCTCGAAGAACTCAAGGGTATGTCTGCGGGGGGCAACGCGCTGAACATCGACCGCATATCCTACGGAACGCTGCAGCTCGAAAAGCTCGCCCTGCAGTTGCGTGCGTCCAACGGCCTGATGGAGGTGCTCCCCGTGCGTGCGACGCTTTACAAGGGCGCCATCCTCGGGACCGGCTATCTTGCCATGGGGACTAAGGCGGTCTATCGGGCCGACCTCTTGGTGAACGGGGTGAGCCTGAAGCAGCTCTGCGGCAGCATCCCGAGTGTCCAGGGGTACATCTCGGGGAAGGTGGACGGCGTCATCAGTTTCCGCGGCACTGGGGGGGGCATCGACGGCACCGCGGGTTTCGTGGAACTGTGGGCGCGCGAAGGGAAGGACGAGAAGATGCTGGTCAGCAAGGAGTTCCTGCAGCGGCTGGCGAAGCAGAAACTGAGCGGGTTCTTTTTAAGCCGCGATCGCCCGTATGACGCGGCGGAGATCAAGGCGACCCTGCAGGACGGGGACCTCACCTTCAACACCTTGAGGATCGTCAACACCAACTTAGTCGGTGTGAAGGATCTGAACGTGAACATAGCGCCGACCCAGAACCGCATAGGACTCGGCCATCTCCTGGAGTCGATCAGGGAGGCGGCGGTGCGCGGCAAGCCGGCGACCGGAGAGCCGGAGCAGAAAAAGGGCGCGGCAACGCCACCGCCGGAAGCGGCGCCTGAGTTCAAGTGGGAAGAGTGAAGGTGCTGTGCTATATTCATGAACGACGATACTAACGCCGGAGGCCTTTATGAAAACGAAACTGATCAAGCTGCTGTTCTCTGTTTCCTGTATTTTCCTTGCCGCGTGTGCGGTGATCACGGTGAACGTCTATTTTCCGGAGAAGGCTGCCAAGGAGGCGTACAAGTCCCTCGACGACATGCTGCTGAAAACCGGTGAGGCTCCCGGCAGCCAGAAAGTTCCTCCCGGGGTGCCGCCCGCCGCGCCGCAGGATAAGCCGCAGAGCCGGGTCTTTGATTTCTCACTGGTCACCGCGGCTTATGCGGCCGACACCGATGCCGACGCCGATGCCCTGGCCGTCGAGCTCTCGAGCATGCCACAGGTGCTGAAGGCCTACGACGACATGAGCAAGCGGCTCCCGCGGCTGAACACGCTTTTTGCCAGTGGCGCCGTCGGCCTCTCCAAGCAGGGTCTCGTTGTGATACCTCCTTCGGCCAAAGGGAAGCTCGCCCCGCAGGACGAGGCGCTGGTCTCCTCGGAAAACCAGAGCCGCAAGGTCGTCGTGACGAGCATGGCGAAGGCGATTCTCAAGCTGCAAAAGCAGAAGGAGAGCAAGGAGGCGATGAATCAGGTATTGGGGAAAGCGGCGGCAACCTTCGCCGAGACGAAGCGTGAGGCGGCCCAGCCCGGATGGTGGGTGCAGCTGCAAAACGACCGCTGGGTGCAGAAGTAGCGGCAAGCCGAGCCGAAAAAGAGAGGTTTGACCGAGGAGGCCACGTACGATCACGTGGCCTCCTTTATTTCCAGCTGTTAGATGAAAGTGAAGCCGGCCTGAAAGGAGGGATCCAGGTGGTGCAACTGAGTGTGCAAGTTTTGAACTGCTGTTCAAAAACTGCAAAGGCTATAAGTTGTGATTACTTAGCGCGGATAGCCGGGGCCGCCCAACCTTTACTGTGCAGAAGTTGAACTTTGCCTGTTGGCGGGCAGCTCGGTGCGCGTTGGATCTTTTCCTTTATAAATCAACCAGTTTAGAAAAGTTTTGTCTGCCGATACAGTTGGCATCGCTCTTGTAATAGTGAAGGCAAGAGCGGGCGAAACGAGCCGTTCGACCAAACAAAACCCAACTTTTGCGCCGACGGTGGAGTCCTCCTTTCGCTTCGGCGCTTTTTTTTTGTCCGGATTCCGCCTTTCAGGCGAAGAGCAGCCTTCCAAGCTTAGCTTTCGCCGTTCCTCCGGAAAGATCGGGAACGATTTCCAGCTCGAGCGCCGTCACCCCGGCCAGTTCCACCTGGTATTCCTCCTGTTCGACCGTGGTGCCGGGAGGGGCGAAGGTGAACTGCTGCCGCACGATCTCGCGGAAGGTCTCGCCTCCGTCCTGCGCATAGCGCAACACGAACTCTTGGGTCCTGCCGACCTCTTCCTCGCTGATGAGCAGGTAGACCCGGGAAATCCTCTGGGGGTGGTCGAACAGCACGCGGATCCGCTGGGGGCCTGATGCGTCGGCACACCATCCGGGGGCACCGATGGGCTGCAGCGCCGACTCGATCGGCTGCAGCGGGTCCTCCGAGGTGATTTCGACCCGCGCGATGCTCTCGATATCCAACCAGTTGATCCCCTTTCTGGTGGCGTCCGGGCTTTCCTGCGTAACGATGGATTTGCGCATGTCTTCTCCTTTTTGTGTGCTGTGGACTCTTCGCTGCGGCCTCTACAGGAACAGCGCGACGCTCCACCATGCGATCAAGGCGGCTTCCAGCACCGCGTCCAGCAGATATACCGGCGCTATAACCTTTTTGATCGCATAGACGACGTCGATTGCGGCAAGGGCAGCGGCGCTGCCGGTGGCGAGAACTACCACGGGTAGAGCGACTTCGGAGCGCGCCCCCGCGATGAGAAGTGCGAGTCCGATCACCGCCAGTACGAGACCGACCGTCTTCACGAGCCAAAGGTCCGTCTTCGGGCCGGTGACCGCCATGAAGCTGTGGATGCTGAAGATGGGCCATATCCCGGTGATGAAGAAGTACCCGCCTTGAAAGAGTGCGACCGTGTCCAGCATGGAGCCTCCCGTGTCACTACTGGAGCTGCCCGTGGTCGGCAAAACTGTAGAACTCGTTTTCCCCGATGATGATGTGGTCGAGCACGCGGATCCCCATTAGCTGTCCCGCCTCGCAGAGACGACGGGTAACCTCGAGATCCTCGGGGCTGGGAGTAGGGTCGCCGGTCGGGTGGTTGTGCAGAAGGATCATCGCCGCCGCAGACTGGCGCACCGCCGCGTTGAACACCTCGCGGGGGTGCACGATGCTTTGGTTCAGCGATCCCTCCGAGATCTGTGCACGGGTGATGATGCGGTTTTTGCCGTCGAGCAGGAGCACCATGAAATGTTCCGTGTGGCGGTCCCGGAACTCGTGGTTCAGCTGTTCGAAGACCTGGGAGGCGGAGGTGAAGCGGACGAAGGACTCGATGGGGCGCCCCTCCTTTTCGCGGATGCGCCTGGATAGGTCGAGGGCGGCGAGGATGCAGGTGGCCTTGGCCGGGCCGATCCCCTTCACCTGCTGGATCTCAAGGCACGAGGCATCGGCCAGGGCACGCAACGACTTGAACTGGAGCATGAGTTCGCGGCCGAGGTCGATAGCACTCCGGCCGCTTGCGGCGTCCCCGCTCCCTAGGATCAGCGCGAGCAGTTCGGCTTCGGACAGGGCCGAGGCCCCTTTCCGCATCAGCTTTTCCCGTGGACGTTCCGCCACGGGCCACGACTTGATACCGCCGCTCATGTGTCCTCCCGGACCACGGTGTTAAAAAATTAAGGATAAATAATACACAGGCGGCGGCGTGGCGCCAGTCCCTCTGGGCGCGCAATGGTAAACGCCGAGTCGCTAATTAGTGCGGTTGCATTACGTAATTCATTGTTTAATATTTGTCGCGGATGTGCTATATCTCCCCAGTTTGCAACTAGATTCGGCCTGGGGCCGACACTGATCGGAGGATTAAATGTTTGGGTTGATACCGAAAGATGAAAAGTTTTTCGCCATGTTCAGGGATATGTCTCACAACATCATCGAGGGGGCACAACTCCTTAAGGACATGCTGGATAACTTTGACGATCCGGTGGCCAGCCAGCGCAAGATCAAAGAGGTCGAGCACAAGGGCGACACCATCACCCACGACATCATCAAGAAGCTGAACAAGAGCTTCATCACCCCCTTCGACCGCGAGGACATCTACGCTCTCTCCTCGGCCCTTGACGACATCCTCGACCTGATCGATGCCTCCGCGCAACGCTTCGTCATGTACAACGTCTCCAAGCCGACTCCCGAGTCGAAAGAACTCGCCTTCCTCATCCTCAAATCCTGCCAGACCATCGACAAGACGGTCGCCCTGCTCGGCGGCAAACTCGAGCCGATCAGCGCTTACTGCATCGAGGTCAACGCCTTGGAGAACGAGGCGGACCGCGTCTGCCGCGAGGCGATCAGCCGTCTCTTCGCCGAGGAGAAGGATCCGATCCAGCTCATCAAGTGGAAGGAGATCTACGAGACCCTCGAGACTGCGACGGACAAGTGCGAGGATGCCGCGAACATCCTGGAAAGCGTGGTGGTAAAAAATGCCTGAGGTAACCCTGGTCCTGCTGGTCGCGGTCATCGGCGCGGCCTTGTTGTTCGACTACATCAACGGCTTCCACGATACCGCCAACGCCATCGCAACCTGCGTCTCCACGCGGGCCCTCACCGTGAGGACCGCCATCTTCATGGCGGCCGGGCTGAACTTCGTCGGGGCGATGATCTCCACCAAGGTTGCCGCGACCATCGGCAAGGGGATCGTCGACGCCAACAACATCACCCAGGTGGTGGTCTTGGCCGGCATCTTCGGGGCGATCATCTGGAACCTGATCACCTGGTACTACGGGCTCCCGTCCTCCTCTTCGCACGCCATCATCGGCGGCCTGGTCGGGTCGGTGGTCGCGCATGCCGGGACCGGCGCGCTGCACTGGGCCGGGCTTAAGAAGATCGTCACCGTTCTCGTCGTTTCCCCGATCGCCGGCGCCTTCTTCGGTTTCATGTTCATGGTGGGGATGATGTGGATTTTCAGGAACAAGGCTCCCTACAACCTGAACAAGGTGTTCCGCAAGCTGCAGATCCTCTCCGCCGCGGTGATGGCCTTCTCGCACGGCACCGCCGACGCCCAGAAGTCCATGGGGGTCATCACCATGGCCCTTGTGAGCTACGGCTCCCTCGCCACCTTCGACGTTCCCAACTGGGTCAAGATCTCCTGCGCCGTGGCCATGGGCCTTGGCACCGCCGCGGGCGGCTGGAGGATCATCAAGACGGTCGGGCACGACTTCGTGAAGCTGCAGCCCGTGCACGGCTTCTGCGTGGAGACCGCTTCCGCCGGGGTCATCCTGGGCGCCTCGGCCATGGGGCTTCCCACCTCGACCACGCACGTCATCACCTCTTCCATTCTCGGCGTGGGGCTCTCGAAAAGGATCTCGGCGGTGAACTGGGCGGTCGCCTACCGCATCGTCCTGGCATGGATCATCACCATACCAGCATCGGCCTCGGTCGGCTTTGTCAGCTACACCGTTTTCTCGCCGTTTCTGGGTAAGTAAAGCAGGAAGGAAATCGGGATGTGAATCGGGGGTGGCTGTGAGGCCGCTCCCGATTTTTTTTGGCTATTCCAACTCTTCGCCGACCTTGTCCATCTCTTCAGCCTGCTCCGCCTGGGTGGCGTCCTTGGCGCGGAAGCGGAGCACCAGATAGTAGCAGAGGAAGTAGGAGACGACGGCGGCGACGAAGCCGAGGATGGAGGAACCGAGGACCAGCGACTTGGCGTAGCGCTCCAGGTTGTGCCACTCGAGCGCACCGGAAACGGGAAGGTCCTTGATGGGACGTCCGCGCAAGAAGGCTCCCAGCTTGTAACTGACGCCTAGAACGGGAACCATAGTGATGGGGGTGTTGACCCAGGCGCCGGTGATGCAGGTGAGCTTGTTAAGTCGGAAGAGAAAGGCGGCTGCTACGGCAAGTGCGGTGTGGAGGCCGAAGAACGGGGTGAAGCTTATGAAGACGCCGACAGCGAACCCGGCGGCGATGTGCCCCGGATGGTTGTCTAGCGAAAGAATGCTGTAAATCCGTTTTTTCCACAGCTCTTTGTTCAGCAACAGTCACCTCGAGAATGTCGCACAGTCTAAAGACCGCCCCGGTCTTTGTCAATGAGTTTGAGCCGTGGCTTTCCTTAAGAAAATTGCCACCGAGTATGAATCGTGTTAGTATCCTGGCCTTTACTAAACGTTATCGGAACCCTGCATGCGTAAAGAACTGCTCAAAAAAGTGAAGAGAATAGTGGTGAAGATCGGCTCCGGGGTGTTGACCTGTGAGGATAACGGGGTCGACCCGGTTTTCCTGAACGGCTTGGCCTCACAGATCGCGGGGCTGCGCGCGAAGGGGATCGAGGTGGTCGTGGTCTCCTCCGGTGCGGTGGCGGCGGGGCGTCCCGCCCTCGGGCTGCCGGATCGACCGCGCACCCTTCCGCAGAAGCAGGCCGCCGCAGCCGTCGGGCAGTCCCGCCTGATGCGCGCCTACGAGGAGGCCTTCTCCGGCTACGACCTGAAGGTCGCCCAGATCCTCTTGACCCGGGACGACTTGGCCAACCGGCGCCGCTTCCAGAATGCGCGCGGCACCCTTGATACGCTGCTTTCCTGCGGCATCATCCCGGTCATCAACGAGAACGACACGGTCGTCGTCGATGAGCTGAAGTTCGGCGACAACGACAACCTCTCCGCCCTCGTCACGAACCTCGTGGAGGCGCAGCTCCTTCTGATCATGACCGACATCGACGGTCTCTACACCGCCGACCCGCGTACCGACCCGGCGGCGACCCTCATCCACCAGGTGGGGGCGGTGACCCGGGAAATGGAGCGCGGCGCGGGGGGGAGCGGCACGAACGTCGGGACCGGCGGCATGGCAACCAAGCTCGCGGCGGCGAAAAAGGTGGTGAAGTCGGGCGTCGCCGCCATCATCTTCGCAGGGAAGGGTGAGGGGAACCTCGCCCGCGTCATGAGCGGGGAGCTTGTCGGTACGCTGTTTCTGCCGGCAGGCGAAGCGCTGAACCGCCGCAAGCACTGGATCGCCTTCACCATCAAGCCGGCAGGTAACCTCGTTGTCGATGCCGGCGCCAAGGGGGCCCTCGCCACCCACGGCAGGAGCCTCCTCCCGTCCGGGATCGTGAAGGTCGAGGGGCGCTTCGCCCGCGGGGCCTGCGTCAGAGTGCTCGACACCGAGGGGATCGAGTTCGCCCGCGGCATCGTCGATTATTCCAGCCAGGAGATCGAGAAGATCTGCCGGCACAAGAGCGGGGAGATCGAGGAGATCCTGGGCTTTAGGTACGGGGACGACGTCATCCACCGGGACAACTTGGTCATACTCTAGAAGCCGTTCTACGTTCTGCGTTCAACGTTCTACGTTACAATCTGAACCCCCTCGCCCTCCGGGCCTTGGTCTCGAATGATTTCGGGCCGCAGGCGGGAAAGAGGCGGGGTGAGAGGTTGGGTTTCAGCCTTACAAAAGTTGGAGGTACACATGTCAGTCGCCGAACAGATCCGCACCATCGCCGCCGAGGCCAGGCAGGCTTCCTTCGCCATGGCGAAACTCTCTTCCGCCGTCAAAAACGAGCTCCTGCTCGACATGGCGCACGGACTGGTGAATAACTGCGAGCAGATCATCGCCGAAAACAAGAAGGACCTCGAAGCCGGCAAAGAGCGCGGCCTTTCCGCTGCCATGCTGGACCGCCTCATGTTGAACGAGGTGCGCATCAAGGGGATGGCGGACGCCATCCGCGAGGTCGCGGCACTCCCCGACCCGGTGGGGGAGGTGACCGGCATGTGGAAGCGCCCCAACGACCTCATGGTCGGCAAGATGCGCATTCCGCTCGGGGTAATCGGCATCATCTACGAGTCCCGCCCGAACGTTACTTCCGACGCCGCGGTGCTCTGCCTTAAAAGCGGCAACGCCGTGGTGCTGCGCGGCGGCTCCGAGGCGATCCACTCGAACCTCGCCATCGCGGAGATCCTGAAAGCCGAACTCGCCAAACGCAATATCCCGGCGGCAGCCCTGTCGCTCATCCCCTTCACTGAGCGCGAGGGGGTGACCGAGATGCTCAAACAGGAGGAGTTCATCGACGTGATCATCCCGAGGGGGGGCGAGAGCCTGATCCGCTTCGTGGTCGAGAACTCGAAGATCCCGGTCATCAAGCACTACAAGGGGGTCTGCCATATCTTCGTGGACGCAACCGCCGACTTCGACATGGCGCGCGACATCATCATCAATGCGAAGGTGCAGCGCCCCGGCGTCTGCAACGCCCTGGAGACCCTGCTCATCCACAAGGACGTCGCGGAGCGCTTCGTCCCCTTCATTTACCAGGCGCTTTCCGAGCAGAAGGTGGAGGTGCGGGGCGATGAGGCATTCCGCAAGTTTGCACCGCAGGCCGGGGCGGCGACCGAGGAGGACTGGTACGCCGAATACCTGGAGCTGATCCTGGCTGCGCGGGTGGTGGATGGGATGGATGCCGCCATCGACCACATCAACCGTTACTGCTCGCTGCACACCGAGTCCATCATCACCGGCGACTACGCCAACGCCCAGCGCTTCATCCGCGAGGTGAACTCGGGGGTAGTCATGGTGAACGCCTCGACCCGCTTCTCGGACGGCAACCAGCTTGGCCTGGGAGCGGAGATCGGCATCTCGACTACGAAGCTTCATTCCTTCGGCCCGATGGGGCTCACCGACCTCACCACCACGAAGTTCATCGTGTACGGCTCGGGTCAGGTGCGGTCTTAAAAGCTTCAACGCAAAGAGGCAGAGCCGCAAAGACGCAAAGTTGAAAAGCAACAAGAAGTGGTTTCTTGGCGACTCCGCGCCTTGGCGCCTTTGCGTTAAAGCCTTGGTCTTCCTCCACTACTGGAGCCATGACAATGAAAATTGGGATACTGGGCGGCACGTTCAACCCGATCCATAACGCGCACCTGCGCATCGCCGAGGAGGTGCGCGACCTGTTCCAACTGGACCGGGTCATCTTCATCCCGGCGGCGACTCCGCCGCACAAACCGCAGGTGGGGGAGCTTTCCTTTGCGAGTCGTCTCGAGATGGTGCGCCTGGCGGTCGCCGACAACCCGAGTTTCGAGGTGTCGGACATGGAAGCGATTCGCGGCGGTCGCTCCTATTCGGTAGACACCCTGCGCCAGTTGCGCGCCGAGCGACCGGAGGACGAACTCTTCTTCATCATCGGCGCCGACTCCTTCAACGACATCGCCGCCTGGCATCGTTACGACGAGATCTTCACGCTTTGCAACGTGGTGAGCGTTCAGCGTCCCGGCTCCACCATCACCAGTCTCGCCAAGGCCCTCCCTGTTGCCATAGCAGGTGAGTTCTGCTATGATTCGGCGGCTAAACGCCTGAATCACAGCTCCGGGCACTGTGTTTATGCATTGGACGGCGTGCTGCTCGACATATCTTCAAGCCACATCCGCCGGCTCGTTAAGGCGGGCCGCTCGATCAGGTACCTCCTTCCGGAGGCCGTCGAGCACTACATAAAGGAACAAGGGTTATACGTTGATGCAAGATAAAGTGGTAATTCCGGCCGTGGAACGCGCCGTGAAATGTGCGGCATTCGCGCTGGACAAGAAGGCGCTCAACGTCAAGGTGCTCGAGATCAAGAACATCTCCAGCATCGCTGACTACCTGGTGCTCGCCACCGGGCGCTCCGATCGCCAGGTGCAGGCCATGGCCGACTCGGTCAAGCAGGGGCTCAAGCCGATCGACCAGGCGATCGACACCGAAGGGTACGACGAAGGGCGCTGGATCGTCGTCGACTTTGGGGACGTCATCGTGCACCTCTTCCAGGAGGAAGTCCGCGCCATCTACAACCTGGACGAACTCTGGTCGAGGGCGCCCAAGGTAGAGATCCCCGAGGAGTACCTCTGGGAGCATAAGGAAAAATGAGACTTAAGCTCCTTTGGGTCGGCAAGACCCAGGAGAGCTGGGTCCGCACCGGCATCGATGAGTACGCGGGAAGGGTGAGGCGTTACGCGCCGCTGGAGATCATGGAAGCCCGCGAGGAGAAGGGCGCACAGGCTGCCGCCATGCGCGAGCGCGAATGCGAGCGGCTCACCAAGCTCCTCCCTAAGGGGGGGAGGCTGGTGCTCCTCGACGAGCGGGGCGAGCAGATGAGCTCCCCCGAGTTCGCCTCCTTTCTCTCCAGAAACCGCGACCAGGGGACCCAGGACCTCGTCTTCGCAATCGGTGGCGCCTACGGCTTCACCGACGGCTTCCGCAAGGAGGCCTTCAAGTCGATCTCGCTCTCCAAGATGACCTTCACGCACCAGATGGTCCGGGTGTTCCTTCTTGAGCAGATCTACCGCGGCTTCACCATAATGAACGGTGAGCCGTACCATCATGAGTAACGCAAGTTGCTGAACATGTTGAACACAAAGGTGAAGACTTCCAGCTTCACCTTTTTTAATTGGATCTAATATTTCTAATGAGGGAGAATGCCATGCCGAAGAAGCCTCTGCTCTTGATGATCCTTGACGGCTGGGGGATCAACCCCGAAACGGAAGCCAACGCCGTCGCCCAGGCCGCTACCCCCAACATGAACCGCCTGACCGCGGAGTATCCCTCCGGTCAGATCGACGGCTCCGGTCTCGCGGTGGGGCTTCCCGCCGGACAGATGGGGAACTCCGAGGTCGGCCACACCAACATCGGAGCCGGCCGCGTGGTGTACCAGGACCTTACCAGGATCAGCAAGTCGATCGTAGACGGCGACTTCTTCACCAACGCGGCGCTCATCGCCTGCATGGAGAAGGCGAAGGCTGGGACCGGCAGGCTGCACCTCGCCGGTCTTCTCTCCGACGGCGGCGTGCACTCCCACGACACCCATCTTTACTCCCTCATCGAGATGGCCAAGCGCCAGGGCGTCTCAGAAGTCTTCGTGCACTGCCTGCTGGACGGCCGCGATACCCCGCCTCAAAGCGGTGCCGATTACCTGCGCAAACTGGAGAAGGAGATCGCGCGCATTGGCTGCGGCAGGATCGCCACGGTGATCGGCCGTTACTACGCCATGGACCGCGACAACCGCTGGGACCGCGTCGAGAAGGCGTACCGCGCCATGGTCTCCGGCGAGGGGAATCCCTTCCCGAGTGCCGAGGCCGCCATCAGGCAGAGCTACGCCGACGGGGTCACCGACGAGTTCGTTTTGCCAAGCGTGATCATGAACGGGGGTATCCCGGTGGGGAGGATGCAGGACGGGGACGGCTTCATCTTCTTCAACTTCCGCTCCGACCGCGCCCGCGAGATCACCCGCGCCTTCACCGATCCCGATTTCAGCGGCTTTACCCGCGATGTATGGCCGAGGCTTGCCTCCTACGTCTGCATGACCAGCTACGACGAGACCTTCGACCTTCCCGTCGCCTTCGGCCCGGAGGAGCTGGTCAACATCTTCCCGGAGGTGGTCAGCAATGCCGGTCTGACCCAGTTGCGCATCGCCGAGACCGAGAAGTACGCCCACGTCACCTTCTTCTTCAACGGTGGCCGGGAGGAGGCGTTTCCCGGTGAGGACCGCGCCCTAGTTCCTTCCCCGAAGGAGGTGGCGACCTACGACCAGAAGCCGGAGATGAGCGCGTACCTCGTCACCGATGAGCTCATGAAGCGGCTTGACGAGGACAAGTACGACGTCATCATCCTGAACTTCGCCAACGCGGACATGGTCGGTCACACCGGGATCTTCGCCGCCGCGGTTAAGGCGGTCGAGGCGGTCGACGAGTGTGTCGGCAAGC is a genomic window of Geomonas ferrireducens containing:
- a CDS encoding glutamate-5-semialdehyde dehydrogenase codes for the protein MSVAEQIRTIAAEARQASFAMAKLSSAVKNELLLDMAHGLVNNCEQIIAENKKDLEAGKERGLSAAMLDRLMLNEVRIKGMADAIREVAALPDPVGEVTGMWKRPNDLMVGKMRIPLGVIGIIYESRPNVTSDAAVLCLKSGNAVVLRGGSEAIHSNLAIAEILKAELAKRNIPAAALSLIPFTEREGVTEMLKQEEFIDVIIPRGGESLIRFVVENSKIPVIKHYKGVCHIFVDATADFDMARDIIINAKVQRPGVCNALETLLIHKDVAERFVPFIYQALSEQKVEVRGDEAFRKFAPQAGAATEEDWYAEYLELILAARVVDGMDAAIDHINRYCSLHTESIITGDYANAQRFIREVNSGVVMVNASTRFSDGNQLGLGAEIGISTTKLHSFGPMGLTDLTTTKFIVYGSGQVRS
- the nadD gene encoding nicotinate-nucleotide adenylyltransferase; this translates as MKIGILGGTFNPIHNAHLRIAEEVRDLFQLDRVIFIPAATPPHKPQVGELSFASRLEMVRLAVADNPSFEVSDMEAIRGGRSYSVDTLRQLRAERPEDELFFIIGADSFNDIAAWHRYDEIFTLCNVVSVQRPGSTITSLAKALPVAIAGEFCYDSAAKRLNHSSGHCVYALDGVLLDISSSHIRRLVKAGRSIRYLLPEAVEHYIKEQGLYVDAR
- the rsfS gene encoding ribosome silencing factor → MQDKVVIPAVERAVKCAAFALDKKALNVKVLEIKNISSIADYLVLATGRSDRQVQAMADSVKQGLKPIDQAIDTEGYDEGRWIVVDFGDVIVHLFQEEVRAIYNLDELWSRAPKVEIPEEYLWEHKEK
- a CDS encoding 23S rRNA (pseudouridine(1915)-N(3))-methyltransferase RlmH, producing the protein MRLKLLWVGKTQESWVRTGIDEYAGRVRRYAPLEIMEAREEKGAQAAAMRERECERLTKLLPKGGRLVLLDERGEQMSSPEFASFLSRNRDQGTQDLVFAIGGAYGFTDGFRKEAFKSISLSKMTFTHQMVRVFLLEQIYRGFTIMNGEPYHHE
- the gpmI gene encoding 2,3-bisphosphoglycerate-independent phosphoglycerate mutase, which gives rise to MPKKPLLLMILDGWGINPETEANAVAQAATPNMNRLTAEYPSGQIDGSGLAVGLPAGQMGNSEVGHTNIGAGRVVYQDLTRISKSIVDGDFFTNAALIACMEKAKAGTGRLHLAGLLSDGGVHSHDTHLYSLIEMAKRQGVSEVFVHCLLDGRDTPPQSGADYLRKLEKEIARIGCGRIATVIGRYYAMDRDNRWDRVEKAYRAMVSGEGNPFPSAEAAIRQSYADGVTDEFVLPSVIMNGGIPVGRMQDGDGFIFFNFRSDRAREITRAFTDPDFSGFTRDVWPRLASYVCMTSYDETFDLPVAFGPEELVNIFPEVVSNAGLTQLRIAETEKYAHVTFFFNGGREEAFPGEDRALVPSPKEVATYDQKPEMSAYLVTDELMKRLDEDKYDVIILNFANADMVGHTGIFAAAVKAVEAVDECVGKLVQKVREKGGITIITADHGNAEMMQDEQGGPHTAHTCDMAPVVLVDEARKDVKLRAGVLADLAPTMLELLGLPQPKEMTGKSLLVH